AGGTGGACGGAGTAGAAGTGTTTAATTGGGATTTGACAGCAGGTCCTAGCTCAGGGTGTGGTAGGGTTTTCTTCTTCTCGCATTTATAAGTCACTTGCACACATACTAACACGTATACTCACAAACAGgattgcacgcacgcacacaaacaaacgcacgcacgcacgcacacacgcacgcagagtCTAGCTTAGATGAGTCTGGCCTCTCCCTCCATGTCTGGCGGTAGATCACACACTCCTGTGAAATGCATCTCCTTTCCCTTGCATCCCGCTCCCATCCCTCTGGTCGCTCGCTCCCCGAGGCTTGGAGACGGCTGTTGGGCCTGAGGGTCTGGGGACGTCCCACGGGGGATTCCACCTGCCCGCCTCTCTTTCAGGAAGACCTCTAGTCGGCGCAGCATCTGCTTGGGGTTCTTTTTGGCAAACAGCTCCACTTCTAAgggtcagaacacacacaagtGATGCTGAGATCACAATCTGTATATTGCCGTTTGTGTAGTATATGACTTATACAATAAAACCCTTTGCTCTTGATGTATCATTTTAAAAGGTCAACATTGGGGATACTTTACTTTTCTAAAGTTTCCTAATAAGATTAATATCAATCTGTTAAATAAGGCTATACAGGCTTAAGCTAGCTggctttgcaaaaaaaaacagaaagaaagcaaATGCCAAGAAGCTTTGAGGAAATGTACCTACTGattaagtaaaaacaaaacaaaatccaaatGTTTTAACCTACACAATATATACATGTTAGAACGCACAGTAGAGCAAGGTTAAGCAGTAAGTGTAGAGTAATAgtagattaaataaaacatctttACCTTTTAGTACAAAGCCAGAGTCAGCGATGGTCTTCTGTTGAGTCTTCCACAGTTGATACAGATGTAGATACGTGGCAACATAGAACTCATTCAGCACACCGACCACTTGCTGACGACGATTGCATTCCCTGGTGTGAGCAAACACAGTGATGGGGCGCAAAGACAGAAAGGACAAATGTAAgtgttttcttcagcagttgtcTTGGTTTGCTTGTTATTGCCAGATGACCTTAAAATGACCTTAGAACCTAAGAGCTTCTAAAAGCGGAAGAACTCAAAGACcaaaacaatatataaaatacaaaaatataaataagtaTATTTGCCACAACACCAAATTAATTCTAGTCACTTCAATCTATCCTGATTCTATTAATGGAGATGCCTCAAGGACAAATTATCTAAAAATTCAAAATATTTAGTAGCAATTGCTGTTGTTGGTGTTTGACCTCAATTGCTACTCAACCTGAACCTAAAATCTCATAAATATAAGGGAAACACTGCACAGACTCCAGAAGATGGGATAAAATGAAAATGGGGGGAACAATGACTCACTTGGACAAGGCCTCCTCTCTGAGCACTTGCAGAGCGATGCGGGTCATGTTGATAGACATCACACTGAATGGAAAGTTCTAAACCAGAGAAAATACAGATGGAAACTTAGGTCCACAGGGAATACTTACTAAAGACTAAAAAAACAAGTCTGTCTCCTAGCAAATTTTATTGATGCCCTCCCTGAGGGGAAATTATTTTTTGCTCTAGTTGTCTCTGCTGGAAGGACAAAGGTCAGGTTCAGCTACAGAACAGAAATCTGGAGGGGGAAGAAGTTGccagaaacttaaataagtTCAGTCTTTATTCTCTTCAGccaacattaaaaacataaaatgctcACATGCAGACATTTGACTTTCATTCAGTGACTTGAATGAACAAATGGCCTTATATTTGTATGATAAGATGATACCTGTGTAGCATGTTGTGATAACTTGAAGATGTCTCTAGCCAGTGGCAAAGTCTCTGGATCCATCACGAAGTACAGAGTATGCATCAGTCCGAGGAAACCAGTGCCACGAAGGTCAGTGGCAGGGTCTGTACCTGAACCACACACAGTACAATCATTCCTGAAAAGACCTTcattaataaacacacatttttggAACAACTAAAACCCAACATTCAGACATGAAAAGAAGTGCTGCATTAGCCAAGTGACATCACTTTCACAGACATGAACAACTGTATTCACAGAAAACAATGTGCTGGTGTCTGACCCTGAAAGCCAATGTTTTCCCAGTGTGGTCCATAGCGAGGACAGTCCAGCTTGCTGCCAATCAGCCTCTTATAAATGGTCTGGAGGACGCGCATGTGGACTGTTTGGCTGTTATCCACAGGGCCTATGAGAAgagatgagcacagacacatacagtacagggcaTTTGATAGGCGCCATCAGTGGCTTATAAGAAACATCAAAAGTTTCACACCTGGCGAGAAAATTGCACAAACACCAGgcccatcaaacacacacttacactgtGCGATAGCAAAGACCAGATCCCTCTCCTCCAGGAGTTCTCTGTGCAGTCGTGGAGGTCcgaagaggaagtgtgtgattgCAGCTAGACCTGTCCTGCGAACTGTTGGTTGGATGTTCTTCTAAAAGTGTAATAAGCAGAAGCATACTTGGATATACTGAGCAAAACACAGGTCTTCATCtctttcttaaaaaaataagtTTCAATTAACTATGGTGTATTGCAtcaaatatgtacagtaactatGGTTTAGTGTACATATAATGTAATAAGCCGGAAAGTTTATATTAAGTTTCTTACTAGGAAGTCCCCAAGGTCTGTGGTCTGGAAGTACTGCAGGGCTTCGTTGAAGGAGATGAGAGGGGTTGGGATCAAGTCCTCAGTGAGAGCTGACAGATAttacataaatgtaaaatgattatggaaaaaaatatttattttattgttatctTGATACAACAGGCAAAACTGCAGTAAATGAATCCAACCTGGTTGGACGTTCTCCAGAGCCTCCCACTCCTGCCTGGCCTTTTCCAATTCCACATTGTCCTCTGTAGACAGAATCACAAATGAAGGGTGAAAATGTTACAAATAGTTTCACTCATTTTctacagacatacagtatttcacaGGCTCCAGTACTAATAATCTACTCAGGCAGTGAACTACGTTGAGACTCATCTGTCTcaaacccatccatccatccattttccatagcactgaatcccatatgcggggtcgcgggggtgctggagcctatcccagctggctatgggcgagaggcagggtacaccctggacaggtcgccagcccatcgcagggctcTGAATCAAACCCTTTCTACATAAACTTACATCACCAAGGGTGTCACTGAGACCCAAGACTTCCTCTACGCAGACAACCTTCACACCTGTGGGAGGCCTTTCCATCAACAAGTGCCTAGTTTCTAGGCTACACTAACAAATTCCTGTGGGAAGAGCATGTGAGACAAAAGAGAGGCTGTGTGAGAGCATGCATGTGTTACCTGCAGGCTTAGGCTGGTCCCCTCCAGTCGCCAGGGTCTGTAGAAGGCCATTCTGCTTCAGTGCTGAAatctaaacaataaacagaTGATAGattactgtaaacaaaacaagtcaCATTGGTTTAAGTCAGGTTCAAGAAACACAATGTATTTACCGGCAGGGATGTGAGTGGCGTGCTGCCATTTGTATGGTCTTTAACGTTGTGACCAATAATCAGTCCATTCATGAACTGTAAAGAATAAAGTTTCCATTggtcatttttaaataaaataataatcaaatatttACTGAGAAAGTCTTCTAACTATACTCACAGGCTTATGATTGGAGTGCCCATTGGTGATCTCCTCTAATGGTTTACATTCATGGGACAAACCATTCAGACCCTAAACAGAGAGAAGCAACACAAACCAATGCGTCAGACATGTACACTTGTAAGACAACTAATTTGTTGCTACTGAATGCTTCAATCATCAAATCTCAAAACAAGCAAGTCATTTTAAGACACTCTGTTACGCTGTTTGCAACGGCAGGAGACGTGCGGCATTGATCCTGTTCGTAAATACAGCAACAGCCAATGACTGAGGCCACGGTGCAGGAGGTAATGTTACGGCTAGAGAACCAAGCCAGGGGATCAGGGAAATGCCCCGTCAGCTGCCACCATGGCAACATGCCAAGCAAGCCAGGCCAGCGATTACAGATAAAGCGCAGGGAGATCTGTTGACCTTAGGCCTTAAGTTAAACATGTGTGACAGCACTGCTTAAACAAATGAGCACTTAATTATTAAACATTGGCAAGGTTGCAGAATGGGAAGGGGCCATTGGGTCTGGCAGTCACTACCTCAAAAATGCTTCCATTTTATTTAACAAATCAGCAGGAGTTGGGCAACAACCCTGAAGTAAGTTTTAATGATTACATTACTACAAGACCACTAAACATAAACGCCACATAAACACTGGAACAACATCAAATGTATCAAAGCTTTGAGAGTCAAGGTGAAAGAACATTACCTCTGTGTGGGATGTGACATCAATGTCTTCCTCCATTGCATATGAGTATGTTGGCTGGCGAGTGTGTTCCTGATCCGTGCCTCTAAAGGCTTCTGATGTCATGGACTGAGATGGGTTGAGGAGTTGATGCAAGGACTACCATTGTTTCTGTAGTGCACATTTGCTGTAACTGCAAGTATTTATGCTTTTCTGCATCAGTCACAATTAGAATATCACAACACAGTCACTGGTGACACAAAACAGTGTTGTGcagaccatgttctccgtctctgTGTATAAAGCAACGATTGTGTACCTGATTGTATTAGCTACTGCAAAGTCAAAGCTGGAAAGTGGAATGTGCAGGTATTCATCTGCAAGAGCTGACGCGAGAAAAACGCTAGCGATCAATGCACAAACTTCCCGGAAAcctgcctccttcctttcctccacaGATCTGCTCGGCCAGCGGGTCCACTCCTCAGCCCCCTTACAGGTACACAGAAGCTAGCCGATGACATTGTTTTTCAGGGCTGGGTTCTCCCTCTTCTGGACACTTCATTAGTTTGGCACTTGAGATAGGTCCTATACGCACCCAGAGGTACAAGTCACGCTGTACAGTTTAATCTTCTTGCACCAAAGCTGTGTTACGCCCACAGCCTTACACAAAACAGCTGTATACGTCCAAAGCGAGAATTGCAGGTGTCCAGTGAGATTTCTTGTGTGGCTGAAGTCCTCAGGAGAGGTGGGGGGTGGTCATGTGTACACGATATCTGGAATCTAGAACAGAAGCGTTCATTTAATCAACGTTTGTTCATTTGCAGTACACAAATCAAACATGGCCTTGATATTGGACATTTACATGATGATGCATCATCAAGACCAAAAATAAAACTTGGAATATTTTCACTAATGGGTCATAAAACCAGAAGAAACACATTTCTATTAAGCACGGAACCAGAGACCACCAGGTTTCTAACAGTAGCTCACGTGAAGGATATGATGTCATTCATATTGTCAGAATTATACCAGTACTTTTGAACAAACATTTACTAGTTTGTGATCTCAAGCTCCATAAATATAAGTGTTTATACTGCTACAGTTCCAAAAAGCTAAAGAGAACCACTTTGTCGGTTAAGCTTTCACACAGCAAACTGACTCAACAACTTATTTTAAATAACGCACTTTGGTGCATACGTTGGTAACTGAGTATCTTTGCAGTACATTTGGTTTCAAAACATTTTACTCGTGTAGCTAAAGAATCTTTCCCATCTAATTGACACAAAAATGCGCATATTTAAAACGTTCTTACGTTAAACTGTGCCAAGCACCACCACTCACCGACAcctataaacaaataaaatacatcCCTATCTTTTTTAAATCACAGCTGCCGAAGTCCACCGGATCGCCGTTTGACAGCTACCGTAGCATCCTAAGGAGAGCCCCCGTAACGCTAGCTTCATGCCAGCTAGCAAGCCCGCAGCCGCAAAGACGCAGCCGCAGCTTTGTCTCGAAGCGGGAACGCAACGCCCGCACAAAGTCCACGCAACCCTGGCGAACCCCGCTGCAAACAGCGCCAACATCCACGCCACGAACGTCAAGTGGAACGCAGTAGCTGACACCTAGCTACGGCAAGAAAGGCCAGCTGTCAGGCTAACTAACGGGCTAGCTGTGTGGAGCTGCAACGGGGATGGAGTCTGTGCCAAAAGAAGACAACAAAACGCGGACGCGTTGGCTTTTACCTGTAAGGAGCACTGCGTACGAGACAAAACACCACGCGCTGGGTGTTGTCCGAGGATATGATGTAAAACCAATCATTTTTATAAAAGTACCTCAGTTTCTGATTGTTTCTCCCTCCAATCTCAGCTTCCCTTCCCCCGTCCAGTGTCAATGGTAATTTCAAATGCATCTTGGGAATTGTGGTTTCCTGTCGACTCTAGCTTCATTACGTCATCGTTTTCGGTGAACTGTACCGTACTCGTATAGACAAGAAGCATGTGACCCATTTTCCATGTAAAACGCACGTTCTGCCCTTTGCTAAAACACAACGAAAACACTCGTACCTCATCCAATTTATGAATATAGCCTAATAATCATAAAACGTCCAGACAGTCTGCCATGATACTTTTCCGTCAGTATTTCATATTTTCTACGAAGTAAAAACTTTACCTATGTCTTTTTTCTGACAGACAAATAATGATTTGCAGTTGAATCTCAGTCAAGGACACGCAGATGGATTTTGCGctggaaaaaacagaaagatttAATCAAGGCTGTCGCCACTGCCAGGGATTTAACACGAACGCCAGAGAGCTTGCTTTGTCTTAATACTCACATTACTTATGTGTACTGCATAATTTTTCCAAACTCTGAATTTAAGTCCTGCCAGTACACAAATAATGGAGCAGCGTGACTCCAACTGGCTGAAGCTCTCTTCACATCTGCTTATGTTCTCAAATTTTGGGAGAGTTCAAGCAGATGTCAATCATCACCATCTGGATGAATCTCTCAagagaaaaaaagtgttttcaaGCAAAAAGGATCGGTTTGTTGGGTTTTTAAAAGAACAGTCGGTTCACTATCTACAGTATGCCTGGTTTTGTTATGTAATTTAAATAATACTGTAGTACTTCTATTGAATAACTAATTGGCCAACTCCCTCAACTCTAAAACACATTCTGGCCCCTTTAAAATAAGAACTACATCCAGGAAAAAAGCTGTTACAAAACATTTTTGGATTGAACTAAAAAATAGGAAAATGTTACACAACTGGTAATAATGGGGGACAGATTTTCTGTTTGGGATGAAATCCACAGTTACTTGATCTCGGGGAATGTGTTGCTGGCTCATTCTGGACTGCACGCTGCTGGGCTCCTCACATATCCGAACGGCCAAACACCTGTTCATTCTGGCACAATGTCTGTATAGAAAGCCATCATGGAACAGGAAGACGTGTGTTATCAACAAATAGTGTTCAGAATAATTCATGTTTCTCTTGTTGAAGTGGACGAATTGTGCAACCGCTGTCCATATcttgaattttaaattaaatgtttgcatttagtttaatataatattaatattaaagatATGCATGTGTCTGCAATATTTCAAAACAACCACTGAAAGGTtttatgaatttatttaaatcatcatGAATCAGGAAAGGGCATGTTCCAAGCTACTTTTCTGCTTTTCCAAAAgcataaaaaatgcaaaaactaaacaaaaaaggCATTGTATATTTTCTTTGATTTTTGGTTGTATTTTAATGTAATGCATCTTTGCAAATTTCAATAAatagaaaactgaaataaaagtgCA
Above is a window of Betta splendens chromosome 9, fBetSpl5.4, whole genome shotgun sequence DNA encoding:
- the elmod3 gene encoding ELMO domain-containing protein 3, which translates into the protein MTSEAFRGTDQEHTRQPTYSYAMEEDIDVTSHTEGLNGLSHECKPLEEITNGHSNHKPFMNGLIIGHNVKDHTNGSTPLTSLPISALKQNGLLQTLATGGDQPKPAEDNVELEKARQEWEALENVQPALTEDLIPTPLISFNEALQYFQTTDLGDFLKNIQPTVRRTGLAAITHFLFGPPRLHRELLEERDLVFAIAQCPVDNSQTVHMRVLQTIYKRLIGSKLDCPRYGPHWENIGFQGTDPATDLRGTGFLGLMHTLYFVMDPETLPLARDIFKLSQHATQNFPFSVMSINMTRIALQVLREEALSKECNRRQQVVGVLNEFYVATYLHLYQLWKTQQKTIADSGFVLKEVELFAKKNPKQMLRRLEVFLKERRAGGIPRGTSPDPQAQQPSPSLGERATRGMGAGCKGKEMHFTGVCDLPPDMEGEARLI